Proteins from one Carcharodon carcharias isolate sCarCar2 chromosome 19, sCarCar2.pri, whole genome shotgun sequence genomic window:
- the LOC121291834 gene encoding zinc-binding protein A33-like: protein MSCKMATGKETEDLTHELTCPICLEMFTDPVSLECEHHFCRSCISQSWDKVLGNVSCPQCRQVFTQRNFRTARTLGNIVKKFRLLKVKVTQREKGFYCQEHEEKLKMFCKEEQEAICVDCWSSEHQTHNVITLKEAAQIYKEKLETSLDLLERKMKEVTENKRKEEAKMEELKVQAEQLTVTIREEFEKMHKFLKEQEEAMRNQLRQVEENILKGLEENVKAIMGELSATERRISEVQTRLKMTEAAEMLKGIKDLLTRCDAQPQLPEEVIVELTMEVFGEPFQFFRVWKGMRRIIEPVPASLTLDPNTANTQLIISQNLLSVKYSNDREDEEQDCPDTLERFNEYLYVLSSQCFTSGRHYWEVDLRNKVQWVIGVCGESANRKGDILVVCTEGYWVISLFNENNYRASNLEHTSIPVEVKPWKLGVSLDYEGGQVTFYNADNMSHLYTFTDIFTEKLYPIFSPCNNLTGKNSEPLTLLTG from the exons ATGAGCTGTAAAATGGCAACCGGGAAAGAGACAGAGGATCTCACACATGAGCTGACCTGCCCCATCTGCCTGGAAATGTTCACCGACCCGGTGTCTCTAGAATGTGAGCATCACTTCTGCAGGTCCTGCATCTCTCAGAGTTGGGACAAGGTCCTGGGAAATGTTTCCTGCCCCCAGTGTCGGCAGGTCTTCACCCAGAGGAACTTCAGGACCGCTCGGACCCTGGGCAACATTGTGAAGAAGTTCAGGCTGCTCAAGGTGAAGGTGACACAGCGTGAGAAGGGATTTTACTGTCAGGAACATGAGGAGAAGCTGAAAATGTTCTGTAAAGAAGAGCAGGAAGCAATCTGTGTGGACTGCTGGAGTTCAGAACATCAAACTCACAATGTGATTACGTTAAAAGAGGCTGCCCAGATATACAAG GAAAAATTAGAAACATCTTTGGATTTGTTGGAAAGGAAAATGAAAGAAGTGActgaaaacaaaaggaaagaaGAGGCAAAGATGGAAGAACTAAAG GTACAAGCGGAGCAGCTGACGGTCACAATCAGAGAAGAATTTGAGAAGATGCACAAGTTCCTGAAGGAGCAAGAAGAAGCCATGAGAAATCAACTGAGGCAAGTAGAAGAAAATATATTAAAGGGATTGGAGGAAAACGTCAAAGCAATTATGGGGGAACTCTCGGCTACTGAGAGAAGAATCTCAGAGGTACAAACACGACTAAAGATGACGGAGGCTGCAGAGATGCTCAAG GGTATTAAGGACCTTCTCACCAG GTGTGATGCCCAGCCCCAGCTCCCAGAGGAAGTTATTGTTGAACTGACGATGGAAGTGTTCGGTGAGCCCTTCCAGTTTTTCAGAGtgtggaaggggatgaggagaatAATCGAGCCAG TTCCGGCATCCCTCACCTTGGACCCAAACACAGCAAACACCCAACTCATCATTTCGCAGAACCTGCTGAGTGTGAAGTACAGCAACGACAGGGAAGACGAGGAGCAAGATTGTCCTGATACCCTGGAAAGATTCAATGAATACCTGTATGTTTTGAGCTCACAGTGTTTCACATCGGGGAGACACTACTGGGAGGTGGATCTTAGAAACAAGGTCCAGTGGGTTATAGGTGTCTGTGGAGAGTCTGCCAACAGGAAGGGAGACATCTTAGTGGTATGTACAGAAGGATACTGGGTCATAAGTTTGTTTAATGAGAATAATTATAGAGCATCAAACTTGGAACATACCAGCATTCCTGTTGAAGTGAAGCCTTGGAAGCTGGGAGTTTCCCTGGACTATGAGGGGGGGCAGGTTACATTTTACAATGCTGATAACATGTCTCACCTGTACACTTTTACTGACATATTCACCGAGAAACTCTATCCCATTTTTAGCCCCTGTAATAACCTAACTGGTAAAAACAGTGAACCACTCACATTACTCACTGGTTAA